The following nucleotide sequence is from Ferruginibacter lapsinanis.
TAAAAATGAATAAAATCGTTGATAGCGCCATTACGTCCGTGATCGATAAACTGATTGATGAATTTTTCTGAACTTACATATAATACAACCTTATTATTATGCAGGCGTTTTACCTCATTCCCGATTGCCTGTGCCAGATGGGTTTTTCCAAGCCCCACACCGCCATAAATCACCAATGGATTAAAGGAAGTACCTCCCGGTTTTTCTGCTACCGTTTTGCCGGCTCTACGAGCTACACGGTTACAGTCACCTTCGATAAAACTATCAAAAGTATATGCATGATTCAACTGAGGGTCGATCTGCATTTTTTTAAGACCCGGTATTACAAACGGGTTCTTAACTGGGTTATTAATTACTAACGGGAAATCCATTTCGTTATTTGAATATGATTTATATCCCTGTTGTCCGGGAACATCCATTGTTAATGGTTTATTTTTACTGTTACCGCTATCTACCATGATACGATATTCCAGTCTTGCCTCTTTTCCTAACTCTCTTTTTAATGTTTTAGCCAATAAACTAATATAGTGTTCTTCCAGGTATTCAAAAAAGAATTGACTGGGAACCTGAATCGTTAAAACTTTATCTTTTAATGCTACCGGTTTAATCGGTTCGAACCAAGTTTTAAAATGTTGCCACTCTACTATGTCTTTGATTATATCCAAACAGTTAGCCCATACCTTATCAAAAACTTTATCCATTATTCCTTAAGCAGTTTATATATTGAGTAAAATTATTCCGAATAATTGCCAACAAATTATCAGCAGGACAGCGAATATCAAGATAAATTGTTGAAAAAAAAATTTTTTATTCTCTTGTTTTTTTACTTACCACCACAGTATGGGATTTTTGTAAATTTTTCTTTTTGAATTTTGAAAATTCAAAATCCAGCCTTCCTAATACAATGCCCGCCCAGCCTACCTGATTCACTAAAACGTCACTTCCGTTTTTATTTGTGTACGTTACAGGAGCATCTAAGAAAGTATGTGTGTGTCCTCCAATGATTAAATCAATATTCGCCGTTTCTTTGGCAAAAACTATGTCACTTATTTTATTATCAGAATACTTATACCCAAGATGACTTAAACATATTACCATATCGCAGCCTTTTTCTCTCTTCAACATATCTGCAATCCGATTTGCATTTTCGATCGGGTCTAAATATTTAGTGTTGCCATATAATGCATCGGGAACTAATCCTTTCATTTCAATTCCCACTCCGGTGACCCCAATTTTAAGTTTCCCTTTTTTGAATATTTTATATGGTTGCGATTTAAACTCCATCGGCGTGTTAGTGAAATCATAATTACATAGTACGATTGGGAAATTTGCATGATGTAATTGTGTGGCAAAATCTTCCATTCCGGCATCAAAATCATGATTACCCATTGTGGCTGCATCATACCCCATTAAAGCCATTGCTTTTATCTCCGGCTCTCCCTTATAGAGGTTAAAATAGGGTGTTCCCTGGAAAATATCACCGGCATCGAG
It contains:
- a CDS encoding bifunctional metallophosphatase/5'-nucleotidase is translated as MQSRRKFITQSLLATGALLGSRSVLAEELSEVRKLTILHTNDVHSRLEPFPMDGGKNQGLGGVEARAEIIKQIRSEEEHVLLLDAGDIFQGTPYFNLYKGEPEIKAMALMGYDAATMGNHDFDAGMEDFATQLHHANFPIVLCNYDFTNTPMEFKSQPYKIFKKGKLKIGVTGVGIEMKGLVPDALYGNTKYLDPIENANRIADMLKREKGCDMVICLSHLGYKYSDNKISDIVFAKETANIDLIIGGHTHTFLDAPVTYTNKNGSDVLVNQVGWAGIVLGRLDFEFSKFKKKNLQKSHTVVVSKKTRE